A window of the Clupea harengus chromosome 8, Ch_v2.0.2, whole genome shotgun sequence genome harbors these coding sequences:
- the si:dkey-237j10.2 gene encoding TLR adapter interacting with SLC15A4 on the lysosome isoform X3, translating to MLSEGFLTTLRYRRDGVDSPATTQLKNGPTAPPAETCVDGSFLWSPRIPRSIKAGQQKAPEQPKTCLLTVPGSAITIPRNSSDEYWGLELYRSWCCPSLCKNYPDLQIGGDQLGDRSSQSPQWLAPSEDSPLLCSQDLGEMEALPGPEPPGDRGPWLGGQAQHDNGYMVMETSMQGTESIRGQERLSNSMLNGYLETKLLEVYRQHMQDSLVHDRSSVSLGLVPTRVPGSLAPPSGQWMTQEERLASGSIHYLSTCSLPSHSHFSSPNLRISAPHSNDQKETNGQ from the exons ATGCTGAGTGAAGGCTTCCTGACCACACTGAGATACAGGAGGGATGGTGTGGACTCCCCCGCAACCACACAGCTTAAAAACGGTCCAACAGCTCCCCCTGCTGAGACCTGCGTAGATGGCAGCTTTCTCTGGTCACCTCGAATTCCAAGGTCTATCAAAG CTGGGCAACAGAAAGCTCCAGAGCAGCCCAAGACCTGCCTGCTGACTGTCCCAGGCTCAGCCATCACCATCCCCAGGAACAGCTCAGATGAGTACTGGGGTCTGGAGCTGTACCgctcctggtgttgccccagcTTGTGTAAGAACTACCCTGACCTTCAAATAGGTGGAGACCAGCTGGGAGACCGCAGCTCACAGAGCCCCCAGTGGCTGGCCCCGTCAGAGGACAGCCCTCTGCTATGCTCCCAGGACCTGGGAGAAATGGAGGCACTGCCAGGCCCTGAGCCACCCGGGGATCGTGGGCCGTGGCTCGGGGGCCAAGCCCAGCATGACAACGGTTATATGGTGATGGAGACCAGCATGCAAGGGACGGAGTCCATCAGGGGCCAGGAGAGACTGTCCAACTCCATGCTGAACGGGTACCTGGAGACCAAGCTGCTAGAAGTGTACCGCCAGCACATGCAGGACAGCCTAGTACACGACAGGTCCTCTGTGAGTCTGGGGCTGGTGCCCACGCGGGTGCCCGGGAGCCTGGCGCCGCCCAGTGGACAGTGGATGACTCAGGAGGAGAGGCTCGCCTCCGGCTCCATTCACTACCTTAGCACCTGCAGCCTGCCATCCCACTCACACTTTAGCTCTCCCAACCTGCGGATTTCTGCCCCTCATTCAAACgatcaaaaagaaacaaatggaCAATGA
- the si:dkey-237j10.2 gene encoding TLR adapter interacting with SLC15A4 on the lysosome isoform X2 — protein sequence MCLCWCQNMLSEGFLTTLRYRRDGVDSPATTQLKNGPTAPPAETCVDGSFLWSPRIPRSIKAGQQKAPEQPKTCLLTVPGSAITIPRNSSDEYWGLELYRSWCCPSLCKNYPDLQIGGDQLGDRSSQSPQWLAPSEDSPLLCSQDLGEMEALPGPEPPGDRGPWLGGQAQHDNGYMVMETSMQGTESIRGQERLSNSMLNGYLETKLLEVYRQHMQDSLVHDRSSVSLGLVPTRVPGSLAPPSGQWMTQEERLASGSIHYLSTCSLPSHSHFSSPNLRISAPHSNDQKETNGQ from the exons ATG TGTTTATGTTGGTGTCAGAACATGCTGAGTGAAGGCTTCCTGACCACACTGAGATACAGGAGGGATGGTGTGGACTCCCCCGCAACCACACAGCTTAAAAACGGTCCAACAGCTCCCCCTGCTGAGACCTGCGTAGATGGCAGCTTTCTCTGGTCACCTCGAATTCCAAGGTCTATCAAAG CTGGGCAACAGAAAGCTCCAGAGCAGCCCAAGACCTGCCTGCTGACTGTCCCAGGCTCAGCCATCACCATCCCCAGGAACAGCTCAGATGAGTACTGGGGTCTGGAGCTGTACCgctcctggtgttgccccagcTTGTGTAAGAACTACCCTGACCTTCAAATAGGTGGAGACCAGCTGGGAGACCGCAGCTCACAGAGCCCCCAGTGGCTGGCCCCGTCAGAGGACAGCCCTCTGCTATGCTCCCAGGACCTGGGAGAAATGGAGGCACTGCCAGGCCCTGAGCCACCCGGGGATCGTGGGCCGTGGCTCGGGGGCCAAGCCCAGCATGACAACGGTTATATGGTGATGGAGACCAGCATGCAAGGGACGGAGTCCATCAGGGGCCAGGAGAGACTGTCCAACTCCATGCTGAACGGGTACCTGGAGACCAAGCTGCTAGAAGTGTACCGCCAGCACATGCAGGACAGCCTAGTACACGACAGGTCCTCTGTGAGTCTGGGGCTGGTGCCCACGCGGGTGCCCGGGAGCCTGGCGCCGCCCAGTGGACAGTGGATGACTCAGGAGGAGAGGCTCGCCTCCGGCTCCATTCACTACCTTAGCACCTGCAGCCTGCCATCCCACTCACACTTTAGCTCTCCCAACCTGCGGATTTCTGCCCCTCATTCAAACgatcaaaaagaaacaaatggaCAATGA